Genomic DNA from Novipirellula galeiformis:
AAAGCATTCCATTCGATCCGCTAACGCGACGGAGTCACCGGGGGGAAACATCCATCCCATTTCCTGCTGAGACGCTAACTCAGGGATCGCAGCGACGTTGGTTGCAATCACGGGAGTTTGGCAGGCAAAGGCTTCCAACACGATCAGCCCAAAGCACTCGAGCGCACGCGTTGGTAACACGAAGCAGTCGGCTGCAGCGTATGCCAAGGGGAGTTGCGTTTCGGGGAGTCGCCCCAATAGCCGCACGCTATCTCGCAATTCAGCGGCATCGATCCGAGATTGCAGTTCGTCTCGCAGTGGTCCGCCACCGCCAATCAGCAAGCGAAAGGAATGCCCACGTTGACGCAACAATGCGCAGGCGTCCACAAGTGTATCGAGCCCCATTCGATTCTCGAGTCGCCGCAATGTAAAGAACAAGGGGTGGTCGGTCCGCCAATCGCCACCCAGTTGCGACCGGAGGAGGCCGCGATCCTCGGCCGGTTGGAATCGTTCCGTCTCCACCCACCCCGGAGCAACGATTCCTTTCCCTTTCACAACGCTACCGTACTTTTTTGCAATTTGATCCATCGTGAATTGCGAGAGCGTTTGGACACGATCGGCAAGAGCACAATTACGCCGTTCCACTCGGCCAGCCATCCAGATCGACAGTCGTGTGGCGATGCTGATATTACCCGCCACATTGCTCAACAGTTCGTCATCAAAAGGTGAATGAACCGTATAGTTAATGAGCACGTTTTTTCGACTGTGGAGAGCCTTGGCGGCACCGAGTCCTTGTAGCGGGCTGTGGCTGCTCACCGCCACAATTGGATTCTTTGCATCAAGTTGCTCCACCAACATGCGAGTTTGCTGTACATGATGGGCCATCCGCCCGCGACCGCTCGTACCTGCGGCGGGTGGTGAGTAGCGATGCACCTGCACGCCATCGACTACCTCTTGGGCAGGAAGACATTCTTTGCCCGGAGCGGCGCAACAGACGTAGGACACCCGGTGGCCGCGATTCGCCAGATCGATCGCGAATTCCGACGCTAAACGGAATGAGCCACCGATCATGTCGTCGTACCAAGCATGGCACGCGACGATTAGGTGAGGGTGAGTGGGAGAAGACATTGGCCTTTCGTAAAACCTTCGTTAGCCAACGACAAATTCGCGTCGTGCTGGTACATAGAGTCCGAACACCGCGCCCATCAGGATCATCACGATCACACCGCTGCCGGGATCTCCACTGAATTGCTGATGCGAAATGGTAAAAGATGCTCCGTAGGCTAGCACCATTGAGACAAGTGAAAGCTGAAGAATTTTGGTTTGGAAGGTTCCAAGCGGATTGCCCATTGCCCGTTTGACCGCGAAATAAAAGTGTTTTCCCGCGATCACTACGCAAATCACGCCGAACAGTCCTAGTTCCATAAAAATGCGGCTGATACCATCCTCCTGCCACGCCCTCGGTCCCGAGATGCCGCCCATGTGATAGCGTCCCTGAGTCGCCGACCCAAGCCCTGCACCAAACACCCCAGTTTGATGAATGGTGCCGAGTACCGAATTGGAAATCAGTTCATTCGCCCTTATGCCCCCTTCGGTAATCAGGCTGGAGGCAAAGTCTGCGTAGGCATCGTTATCGCTGCCTCTGCCAAGCATCAGCAAGCTAACTCCGACCGGTAGCGCTAAACTAGCTAAGAATCCCAGCATACGGTTTGCAGGGACTAGGTTTTTTAATTTACCGATAAAGAACCAAGCAGCGACAAACACAAAAGGCATCCCAATCATCTTACGACGACCCGCTAGAAACAGGCAGAAAAATGCCCAGGATGCAATGGCAATCCATCCCGCTTTTGGTCGACCGTCGGCCCGCACGTAAAAACAGAAGCAAAACATCGCAACCGATGCTGCATGAAGTCCCATGATATCCGGACTGCGGTAGAAGCCCGAAATAAGGTCCACAGTGTACCCGCTTCGATAACGGATCCAGTTCATGCCTCGCATACCGCCAAGCCCCGCCCAGTCGTAGCCGAGATGCTCGAGCGGGACGCCAATCAAGAAAACTGCGTTGACAAAAATATAGAACGCGAGCATTCCATAAATATCCTTGGATTGCCGAGGCAATGCATAGCCAATCGCCAAGCCGAATAGCGGGACCACGAAAGAAACTCCGCCCACGACCGCCATCTTGTAGCCACCTGGGTAAAGAATCACTGCCAATCCTGCGGCTGGAACCAAACCGATCAGAAAGGTCGAGATGCTTTTACGCAGCAGTGGGTGTTCGGAAAAGGCTCGCGACACAAGTCCTGGATAGGACTTCGTCGCACCGAGGAAGACGGCACCCCAAACCGCTGCCCCGGCGACGGTGATCAAAACGCTTTCCGAGGGATCCGTCTTGCGAACGATATCACGTAGCAAGTCGATGAAAATTGCGAAGTAAATACCACGCCGGAAATCACTCAATGCAATCAGCGCCGACAACGCGACAAAGCTGTAGTAGATCGTAGTCATCGAACGACGATGCGCCTCGGGATTTCAGGATCGTGACAAACCGTCACATCGTTACCGTTTGATTTTGCGTTCATGGGCTGCGGATGTTAACTGTTTTGTAGCGGCCACGATGCCCTCGGCGGCAACGAGAGGCGAATAATCGCTAATCAGCTCCTGGCACGCTGCGCGCATCGACTGGAGTTGTTCAGGATAGACTGACACTTGCACCATTAATTCAGCAAGCTGATCCCATTGGCC
This window encodes:
- a CDS encoding glycosyltransferase family 4 protein, giving the protein MSSPTHPHLIVACHAWYDDMIGGSFRLASEFAIDLANRGHRVSYVCCAAPGKECLPAQEVVDGVQVHRYSPPAAGTSGRGRMAHHVQQTRMLVEQLDAKNPIVAVSSHSPLQGLGAAKALHSRKNVLINYTVHSPFDDELLSNVAGNISIATRLSIWMAGRVERRNCALADRVQTLSQFTMDQIAKKYGSVVKGKGIVAPGWVETERFQPAEDRGLLRSQLGGDWRTDHPLFFTLRRLENRMGLDTLVDACALLRQRGHSFRLLIGGGGPLRDELQSRIDAAELRDSVRLLGRLPETQLPLAYAAADCFVLPTRALECFGLIVLEAFACQTPVIATNVAAIPELASQQEMGWMFPPGDSVALADRMECFVTGDLQASKDLREIALNYDRSRVIDRWSELLEIPQTR